The following coding sequences are from one Geothrix sp. window:
- a CDS encoding TolB family protein, whose translation MIRNLLLLAALALPAAAQAPAHGQPAPSEETVPGDGLRHVKEAHLRHVQKLTGTGSNAEAYWSNDGKKVIFQSTRDGYPCDQLYTMNADGTEQKRVSTGKGRVTCGWFLPGDRQIIFASTHGAGPECPEGPPFTPGKYQWPVFQGYDLYLANADGSDAKPFLASPGYDAEATVAPNGKWIIFTSERSGDVDVWRVDLDGKHLLRLTDGVGYDGGAVFSPDSKLIVWRTNYPKGEAASAKYRDLLKQHLVEPMDMDIWVMNADGSGKRQVTKLPGAAFAPIFTPDGKGIVFATNHHDNEGKGRGFDLFRINLDGTGLERITWTGVFNSFPHFSPDGRKLLWVSGRAPRGSRQFDVCVAEWVN comes from the coding sequence ATGATCCGGAACCTTCTCCTGCTGGCCGCCCTGGCGCTGCCCGCCGCGGCCCAGGCTCCCGCCCACGGTCAGCCCGCACCCTCCGAAGAGACCGTTCCCGGCGATGGCCTCCGACACGTCAAGGAGGCCCACCTCCGCCATGTCCAGAAGCTCACGGGAACGGGCTCCAACGCCGAGGCCTACTGGTCGAACGACGGGAAGAAGGTCATCTTCCAGAGCACCCGGGACGGCTATCCCTGCGACCAGCTCTACACCATGAACGCCGATGGGACCGAGCAGAAGCGCGTGAGCACCGGTAAGGGCCGCGTCACCTGCGGCTGGTTCCTGCCGGGTGACCGTCAGATCATCTTCGCGAGCACGCACGGAGCGGGGCCCGAGTGCCCCGAGGGACCACCCTTCACGCCGGGCAAGTACCAGTGGCCGGTGTTCCAGGGCTACGACCTCTACCTTGCCAACGCCGATGGCAGCGATGCGAAGCCCTTTCTCGCCTCGCCGGGCTATGACGCCGAAGCCACTGTGGCACCCAATGGCAAGTGGATCATCTTCACCAGTGAACGCAGTGGCGACGTGGATGTCTGGCGCGTCGACCTGGACGGGAAGCACCTGCTGCGCCTCACCGACGGTGTGGGCTACGATGGCGGTGCGGTCTTCAGCCCCGATTCGAAGCTCATCGTCTGGCGCACCAACTACCCCAAGGGCGAGGCGGCCTCGGCGAAATACCGCGACCTGCTGAAGCAGCACCTGGTGGAGCCCATGGACATGGACATCTGGGTGATGAACGCCGACGGCAGCGGCAAGCGGCAGGTGACGAAGCTGCCGGGCGCGGCCTTCGCACCCATCTTCACGCCGGACGGGAAGGGCATCGTCTTTGCCACCAACCACCACGACAACGAAGGCAAGGGCAGGGGCTTCGACCTCTTCCGGATCAACCTGGACGGCACGGGCCTGGAGCGGATCACCTGGACCGGCGTGTTCAACTCCTTCCCCCACTTCAGTCCCGATGGCAGGAAGCTGCTCTGGGTGAGCGGGAGGGCCCCCCGGGGCTCCCGCCAGTTCGACGTGTGCGTGGCGGAGTGGGTGAATTGA
- a CDS encoding D-glycero-alpha-D-manno-heptose-1,7-bisphosphate 7-phosphatase — protein MSAKLKPAIFLDRDGTLNEEVDFLCDPEQLVLVPGAAGAVARLNARGIPVVVVTNQSGIGRGRYGWQDFAAVMSRMGTLLALENARIDAVYASPHHEHALGEYAVADHPERKPNPGMLLRAAEEHGLDLTRSWMVGDKGIDLEAGRRAGCQVALVRTGYGSRVDGSTADLVAESLPEAIDWILARWP, from the coding sequence TTGAGCGCGAAGCTGAAACCAGCCATCTTCCTGGACCGGGACGGCACCTTGAACGAGGAGGTCGACTTCCTCTGCGACCCGGAGCAGCTGGTCCTGGTTCCCGGCGCTGCCGGGGCGGTGGCGCGCCTGAACGCCAGGGGCATCCCCGTGGTGGTGGTCACCAACCAGAGCGGCATCGGCCGCGGCAGGTACGGGTGGCAGGATTTTGCCGCCGTCATGAGCCGCATGGGCACCCTGCTGGCCCTGGAGAACGCCCGCATCGACGCCGTCTATGCCTCCCCGCACCATGAGCACGCCCTCGGGGAGTACGCCGTGGCGGATCATCCGGAGCGGAAGCCGAACCCCGGCATGCTGCTCCGGGCCGCCGAGGAGCACGGCCTCGACCTGACCCGCTCCTGGATGGTGGGCGACAAGGGCATCGATCTGGAAGCCGGCCGCCGGGCCGGTTGCCAGGTGGCCCTCGTCCGGACGGGGTACGGTTCCCGGGTGGATGGTTCCACCGCGGATCTGGTGGCGGAGAGCCTTCCTGAGGCCATCGACTGGATCCTGGCCCGGTGGCCATGA
- the sfsA gene encoding DNA/RNA nuclease SfsA, which yields MILVEKPGLVQGRLIQRYKRFLADVQLEDGSVVTAHTTNTGSMKTCWEPGDRVLLEPAANPERKLKFTWLAVERPGGWVGVETGMPNRVVAEAARRDALPGLTGLHGVHTEVAYGGERSRIDVLALDGEGRQVFIEVKNTTLKEGPWALFPDAVTERGTKHLRELQAMVREGHRAAIALFVHRMDVDRFDAAREIDPGYAAELDRAAKTGVMVLPLAVRLVTRQEPSGLWNLGWELPGLLPWVPRR from the coding sequence ATGATCCTGGTCGAGAAGCCGGGACTGGTGCAGGGCCGCCTGATCCAGCGCTACAAGCGCTTCCTGGCTGACGTGCAGCTGGAGGATGGCAGCGTCGTCACGGCCCACACCACGAACACCGGTTCCATGAAGACCTGCTGGGAACCCGGGGATCGCGTGCTCCTGGAGCCTGCCGCCAATCCCGAGCGCAAGCTGAAGTTCACCTGGCTGGCGGTGGAACGGCCCGGCGGCTGGGTGGGCGTGGAAACGGGCATGCCCAACCGCGTCGTGGCCGAGGCGGCTCGCCGGGACGCGCTGCCCGGCCTGACGGGCCTCCACGGCGTTCACACGGAAGTCGCCTACGGGGGTGAGCGCAGCCGCATCGACGTGCTGGCCCTGGATGGAGAGGGGCGCCAGGTCTTCATCGAGGTGAAGAACACCACGCTGAAGGAGGGACCCTGGGCCCTGTTCCCGGACGCCGTCACGGAACGGGGCACCAAGCACCTGCGGGAGCTCCAGGCGATGGTGCGGGAGGGCCACCGGGCCGCCATCGCCCTGTTCGTGCACCGCATGGACGTGGACCGTTTCGACGCCGCGCGCGAGATCGACCCCGGCTATGCGGCGGAACTGGACCGCGCCGCGAAGACCGGAGTGATGGTGCTGCCCCTGGCTGTGCGCCTCGTCACAAGGCAGGAGCCAAGCGGTCTGTGGAACCTCGGGTGGGAATTACCGGGCCTTCTGCCCTGGGTTCCCCGGCGATAG
- the gcvT gene encoding glycine cleavage system aminomethyltransferase GcvT, protein MSIAASELMKTPLNAAHRALNAKMVDFGGWDMPVQYPAGIIAEHEAVRTKAGLFDVSHMGEIRVKGPGALALVEHLTPNAVSKLAIGQVHYTAFLYENGTFVDDLLVYREGDEEFLLVVNAGNSDKDFAWVQQHAPAFDCTVVNESPATGQIALQGPLSLEILQPLTTTPLEPIGYYFFTHGEVAGIKCLISRTGYTGEDGFELYCAAGDTEKVWNAVMAAGTPKGLLPAGLGCRNTLRLECKMALYGHEIDDTIHALEAGLGWIVKLDHSDFIGREALLAAKAAPAPRKLVGFKTLEKRDIARDHMPVVQDGKQIGFVTSAAPSPTCGFNLGLAYVPTELAKIGGTIQIEIRGRAVNAEIIPTPFYKRAK, encoded by the coding sequence ATGTCGATTGCTGCATCCGAACTGATGAAGACCCCACTGAATGCCGCCCACCGGGCCCTGAATGCCAAGATGGTGGATTTCGGCGGCTGGGACATGCCCGTGCAGTATCCCGCGGGCATCATCGCCGAGCATGAGGCGGTCCGCACCAAGGCTGGTCTCTTCGACGTGAGCCACATGGGCGAGATCCGCGTGAAGGGTCCCGGGGCCCTGGCCCTGGTGGAGCACCTGACGCCCAACGCCGTCTCCAAGCTGGCCATCGGCCAGGTCCACTACACGGCCTTCCTCTACGAGAACGGCACCTTCGTGGACGATCTGCTGGTCTACCGCGAGGGCGACGAGGAGTTCCTGCTGGTGGTGAACGCGGGCAACTCCGACAAGGACTTCGCCTGGGTGCAGCAGCACGCTCCCGCTTTTGATTGCACGGTGGTGAACGAAAGCCCCGCGACGGGGCAGATCGCCCTCCAGGGGCCCCTGTCCCTCGAGATCCTCCAGCCGCTCACGACGACGCCGCTGGAGCCCATCGGGTACTACTTCTTCACCCACGGCGAGGTGGCTGGCATCAAGTGCCTCATCAGCCGCACCGGCTACACCGGCGAGGACGGGTTCGAGCTCTACTGCGCCGCCGGCGACACCGAGAAGGTCTGGAACGCCGTCATGGCCGCCGGCACGCCCAAGGGCCTGCTGCCTGCGGGCCTGGGCTGCCGCAACACCCTGCGCCTGGAATGCAAGATGGCCCTCTACGGCCACGAGATCGACGACACCATCCACGCCCTGGAAGCCGGGCTCGGCTGGATCGTGAAGCTGGACCACAGCGACTTCATCGGCCGCGAGGCCCTCCTGGCCGCCAAGGCCGCGCCGGCCCCCCGCAAGCTGGTCGGGTTCAAGACCCTCGAGAAGCGCGACATCGCCCGCGACCACATGCCCGTGGTGCAGGATGGCAAGCAGATCGGCTTCGTCACGAGCGCGGCGCCCTCCCCCACCTGCGGCTTCAATCTCGGGCTGGCCTACGTGCCCACGGAACTGGCCAAAATCGGCGGCACCATCCAGATCGAGATCCGCGGCCGGGCCGTCAACGCCGAGATCATCCCGACACCCTTCTACAAGCGGGCCAAGTAG
- the gcvH gene encoding glycine cleavage system protein GcvH: MFPADLKYTKDHEWLKPAGDGTALVGITQYAQEALGDVVFVDLPEAGASFAEGEEFGTVESVKTVSELNMPTAGEVLEVNAALGDHPEAVNEDPYGKGWMVKVKLTGELAGLLDATAYAALVSAESH, translated from the coding sequence ATGTTCCCTGCCGACCTGAAATACACCAAGGACCACGAGTGGCTGAAGCCCGCGGGCGATGGCACGGCCCTGGTGGGCATCACCCAGTACGCGCAGGAGGCCCTGGGCGACGTGGTGTTCGTGGACCTGCCGGAGGCGGGCGCCTCCTTTGCCGAAGGCGAGGAGTTCGGGACGGTCGAATCCGTGAAGACGGTCTCCGAGCTGAACATGCCCACGGCCGGCGAAGTGCTCGAAGTGAACGCCGCGCTGGGCGATCATCCCGAGGCCGTCAATGAAGATCCCTATGGCAAGGGCTGGATGGTGAAGGTGAAGCTGACCGGCGAGCTGGCCGGTCTTCTGGATGCCACGGCCTATGCGGCCCTGGTGAGCGCGGAAAGCCACTAG
- a CDS encoding LysM peptidoglycan-binding domain-containing protein, whose amino-acid sequence MPALVLASLLWGMAPLQAPPLAQVPVTTVPVRAAESDAIRIQRLRALVEAAEKAVEDSDEKAAATRFEEADVLTADWSPELLKLVEVQELLLRLKEVQEQIPAGDATEPEPGLKAQEEVVSITGEELRAESELVRSAEQGASYDYPIDLNDKVLTWVSLFSSTKRGFMENALGRASQYMPMIRQVFAEEGVPSDLAYLAVIESGFRNEAKSRAKAVGMWQFIRSTGRIYGLKGTAWVEERRDPVKATRAAARYLKRLYEITGDWYLAASSYNAGPLTLERAIQNVGTRNFWDLARSRWLRTETKNYVPELCAAILVGRNPERYGLRILPLTPYAYETVPVPSMTSLTVLARCAGTDATTLKALNPELLRGSTPPGAYLLRVPPGRAMDCLRQLAHMPNGKRLDFPGYTVKKGDTLAKVAQRFKLSPEDLLLANDLTVKQFKPGRRLLVPPPPASPVEARDLVPGIERVKALGDRPLPPLPAVPRELEGPTESPAAPRQEPAPVAQTKVPDGPGVVPTLEAPAPVPTAPAAGATLRAKAGDTLAKLARRHQVPLGELMRLNPQAAKALHPGDEVRLPGAVAAVPSASPVASFHRVQKGDALATIARKYGVEAKDLKAWNGLKGDRIQVGQKLRLAPR is encoded by the coding sequence ATGCCAGCCCTGGTCCTGGCCAGCCTCCTTTGGGGGATGGCGCCGCTGCAGGCGCCACCCCTGGCCCAGGTTCCAGTGACCACGGTCCCGGTGCGGGCCGCGGAGTCCGATGCCATCCGCATCCAGCGGCTGCGGGCGCTGGTGGAGGCCGCGGAGAAGGCCGTCGAAGACAGCGATGAGAAGGCGGCCGCGACCAGATTCGAGGAGGCGGACGTCCTCACCGCGGACTGGTCTCCCGAGCTGCTGAAGCTGGTCGAGGTTCAGGAACTCCTCCTCCGTCTGAAGGAGGTCCAGGAGCAGATCCCCGCCGGAGATGCCACCGAACCGGAGCCCGGCCTGAAGGCCCAGGAGGAGGTGGTCTCCATCACCGGCGAGGAGCTCCGCGCCGAGTCGGAGCTCGTGCGGTCTGCCGAGCAGGGCGCCAGCTACGACTACCCCATCGACCTCAATGACAAGGTGCTCACCTGGGTGAGCCTCTTCAGCAGCACCAAGCGTGGCTTCATGGAGAACGCCCTGGGTCGGGCCTCCCAGTACATGCCCATGATCCGGCAGGTCTTCGCCGAGGAAGGCGTGCCCTCCGACCTGGCCTACCTCGCCGTCATCGAGTCCGGTTTCCGGAACGAGGCCAAGAGCCGTGCGAAGGCCGTGGGGATGTGGCAGTTCATCCGCTCCACAGGCCGCATCTACGGGCTGAAGGGCACAGCCTGGGTGGAGGAGCGCCGCGACCCCGTGAAGGCCACGAGGGCCGCCGCCCGCTACCTCAAACGGCTCTACGAGATCACGGGCGACTGGTATCTGGCCGCCTCCAGCTACAACGCCGGCCCCCTCACCTTGGAACGGGCCATCCAGAACGTGGGCACCCGGAATTTCTGGGATCTGGCGCGATCCCGGTGGCTGCGGACCGAGACGAAGAATTACGTTCCGGAGCTGTGCGCCGCCATCCTGGTGGGCCGGAATCCCGAACGCTATGGTCTCCGGATCCTCCCGCTCACGCCCTACGCCTATGAGACGGTCCCCGTCCCCTCCATGACCAGCCTCACGGTGCTGGCCCGCTGCGCGGGCACGGACGCCACCACGCTGAAGGCCCTGAATCCGGAGCTGCTGAGAGGCTCCACGCCCCCCGGGGCCTATCTGCTGCGCGTGCCGCCGGGCAGGGCCATGGATTGCCTGCGCCAGCTGGCCCACATGCCGAACGGGAAGCGACTGGATTTCCCGGGTTACACCGTGAAGAAGGGTGACACCCTCGCGAAGGTCGCCCAGCGCTTCAAGCTGAGTCCCGAGGATCTGCTGCTGGCCAATGATCTGACGGTGAAGCAGTTCAAGCCCGGCAGGCGACTCCTGGTGCCCCCGCCTCCAGCGTCCCCCGTGGAAGCCCGGGACCTGGTCCCGGGCATCGAGCGGGTCAAGGCCCTCGGCGACCGGCCCCTGCCGCCGCTTCCTGCGGTGCCACGCGAGCTCGAAGGCCCCACGGAAAGCCCGGCCGCACCTCGCCAGGAACCTGCGCCCGTGGCGCAGACCAAGGTGCCGGATGGCCCCGGGGTCGTGCCGACCCTGGAGGCACCCGCGCCCGTTCCGACGGCGCCGGCTGCGGGCGCCACCCTGCGGGCGAAGGCGGGCGATACCCTGGCGAAGCTGGCGAGGCGCCACCAGGTGCCGCTGGGCGAGCTCATGCGCCTGAATCCCCAGGCCGCCAAGGCCCTGCACCCGGGGGATGAGGTCCGCCTTCCGGGCGCCGTGGCCGCCGTCCCAAGCGCAAGCCCAGTGGCCTCCTTCCACCGGGTGCAGAAGGGAGATGCCCTCGCCACCATCGCCCGCAAGTACGGGGTGGAGGCGAAGGATCTCAAGGCCTGGAACGGGCTGAAGGGCGACCGCATCCAGGTCGGCCAGAAGTTGCGGCTGGCTCCCCGCTGA
- a CDS encoding ABC-F family ATP-binding cassette domain-containing protein: MLASLNHVDLRFGPQEVLKDVTWAIQEGECWGVIGRNGAGKSTVFKLLLGQLEADAGTVVKPTRERGIRMGHYAQDLVPETQGSVLEEALAAFGDVEKLQHEMRDLEHRMGEAGADLTEVMERYQKVTEAFEHLDGFTIRARAESILQSLGFSAADFERSVETLSGGQKSRVMLAKAILKGQDLLLLDEPTNHLDLPSLRWLEGFIQEVDATVAIISHDRYFLDKIATEILELEQGRSRVYEGNYSEFMEKKEQELELLERHYEQQQAYIKNQEEYIRRNIAGQNTKQARGRRTHLSKLNRIQKPLRDRRKVKFSFPETQRSGDVALVLENASVGWGGKPLYAPLEQLQIKRGQKMGIVGLNGTGKSTLLKAISEEIPFITGQARLGSQVKVGYFDQHHRNLDPRNTVFQQIHGVTPQAVKQDVLGFLAKFQFRGDEVDKPVTALSGGERARLSIATLIRHGVNLLLLDEPTNHMDIPSMEAMEDTILSFTGAAIVVTHDRYLLGRVADSLLRIHEGKAEFREGGYEDHQAWVDLDLGSEDEAGSAESEPAKKPASPPVKHSPAVKPQSHEPRPAKPQPIDKDKQRATKRFERQVAEAEAKVADLEGRLAELQKEMATMDPTDWQAFSARLDAQKALEADLAYAMSDWEAAQGALEEAQR; encoded by the coding sequence ATGCTCGCATCCCTCAACCACGTCGATCTGCGCTTCGGCCCCCAGGAGGTGCTGAAGGACGTGACCTGGGCCATCCAGGAGGGCGAGTGCTGGGGCGTCATCGGCCGCAACGGCGCCGGCAAGAGCACGGTCTTCAAGCTGCTGCTGGGCCAGCTGGAGGCCGATGCCGGGACCGTCGTGAAACCCACGAGGGAACGCGGCATTCGCATGGGCCACTACGCCCAGGATCTGGTTCCCGAGACGCAGGGCAGCGTGCTGGAAGAGGCGCTGGCCGCCTTTGGCGACGTCGAGAAGCTGCAGCACGAGATGCGCGACCTGGAGCATCGCATGGGCGAGGCCGGCGCCGATCTCACGGAGGTGATGGAGCGCTACCAGAAGGTGACCGAGGCCTTCGAGCACCTGGATGGCTTCACCATCCGTGCCCGGGCCGAGAGCATCCTGCAGTCCCTGGGTTTCAGCGCGGCGGATTTCGAGCGCTCCGTGGAGACGCTGTCCGGTGGCCAGAAGAGCCGCGTGATGCTGGCCAAGGCCATTCTCAAGGGCCAGGACCTGCTGCTGCTGGACGAGCCCACCAACCACCTGGACCTGCCCAGCCTGCGCTGGCTGGAGGGCTTCATCCAGGAGGTGGATGCCACAGTGGCCATCATCAGCCACGACCGCTACTTCCTGGACAAGATCGCCACCGAGATCCTGGAGCTGGAGCAGGGCCGTTCGCGGGTCTACGAGGGCAACTACTCCGAGTTCATGGAGAAGAAGGAACAGGAGCTGGAGCTGCTGGAGCGGCACTACGAGCAGCAGCAGGCCTACATCAAGAACCAGGAAGAGTACATCCGCCGCAACATTGCCGGGCAGAACACCAAGCAGGCCCGGGGCCGGCGCACGCACCTCTCCAAGCTGAACCGCATCCAGAAGCCCCTGCGGGACCGCCGGAAGGTGAAGTTCAGCTTTCCGGAAACCCAGCGCAGCGGCGACGTGGCGCTGGTGCTGGAGAACGCCAGCGTGGGCTGGGGCGGGAAGCCGCTCTACGCGCCCCTGGAGCAGCTCCAGATCAAGCGCGGCCAGAAGATGGGCATCGTGGGTCTCAATGGCACGGGCAAGTCCACCCTGCTGAAGGCCATCTCCGAGGAGATCCCCTTCATCACCGGCCAGGCCCGCCTGGGCAGCCAGGTGAAGGTGGGCTACTTCGACCAGCACCACCGCAACCTGGATCCCCGGAACACGGTGTTCCAGCAGATCCATGGCGTGACGCCGCAGGCCGTGAAGCAGGACGTGCTGGGCTTCCTCGCCAAGTTCCAGTTCCGGGGTGACGAGGTGGACAAGCCCGTCACGGCGCTCTCCGGCGGTGAACGGGCGCGGCTCAGCATCGCCACGCTCATCCGTCACGGCGTGAACCTGCTGCTGCTGGACGAACCCACCAACCACATGGACATCCCCAGCATGGAGGCCATGGAGGACACCATCCTCAGCTTCACGGGCGCAGCCATCGTCGTGACCCATGACCGCTACCTGCTGGGCCGCGTGGCGGATTCCCTGCTGCGCATCCACGAAGGCAAGGCCGAGTTCCGCGAAGGCGGCTATGAGGACCATCAGGCGTGGGTGGATCTCGACCTGGGCAGCGAAGACGAAGCAGGCAGTGCCGAGTCGGAGCCAGCCAAGAAACCCGCTTCGCCGCCGGTGAAGCACAGCCCTGCGGTGAAGCCGCAGAGTCATGAACCAAGGCCCGCCAAGCCCCAGCCCATCGACAAGGACAAGCAGCGGGCCACCAAGCGCTTCGAGCGGCAGGTGGCCGAGGCCGAGGCCAAGGTGGCGGACCTGGAAGGCCGGTTGGCAGAGCTCCAGAAGGAGATGGCCACCATGGATCCCACGGACTGGCAGGCCTTCAGCGCCCGCCTGGACGCGCAGAAGGCCCTGGAGGCTGACCTGGCCTATGCCATGAGCGACTGGGAAGCCGCCCAGGGGGCCCTGGAGGAAGCGCAGCGCTGA
- a CDS encoding aldehyde dehydrogenase family protein produces the protein MASPSIEALFARQQGARWRVAATSADQRKAKLRALLEALMAHRAEAQAALAADFRKAPEEVDLTELYPVISELKDALRHLPRWMKPRRVPTPIGLLGSAGTIIHEPRGVVLIIAPWNYPIYLTLGPLVSALAAGNCAVIKPSEFTPRTNAFLRKLLGGLFPEEEVTLVEGEADTAQALLALPFDHVFFTGSPAVGKVVMKAAAEHLSSVTLELGGKSPVLVDADADLENAARKIAWGKCVNAGQTCVAPDYVLVHERVHAALVEALKRALVDFYGAEADTRRLNPDLARIIHDHHHARLLRLLQDSRGVVVFGGENDPATRYMEPTLLTEVDPASPIMQEEIFGPLLPILKVQDMDAAVAFVNARPKPLALYVFSGSRRNAEALIGRTTAGGGCINDTLLHFAHTGLPTGGVNTSGFGKAHGRHGFETFSNARGILRQRTRFSALQLMYPPYTGFVRRLIDLTLKHF, from the coding sequence ATGGCCTCCCCCTCCATCGAAGCACTCTTCGCCCGCCAGCAGGGCGCCCGGTGGCGGGTGGCCGCCACCTCGGCCGACCAGCGGAAGGCGAAGCTCCGGGCCCTCCTGGAGGCCCTCATGGCCCACCGCGCCGAGGCCCAGGCGGCCCTGGCGGCAGACTTCCGGAAGGCCCCGGAGGAAGTGGACCTGACAGAGCTGTATCCGGTCATCTCCGAGCTCAAGGATGCCCTGCGCCATCTGCCCCGCTGGATGAAGCCCCGCCGGGTGCCCACCCCCATCGGCCTGCTCGGCAGCGCCGGCACCATCATTCACGAACCCCGGGGCGTGGTGCTCATCATCGCCCCCTGGAACTACCCCATCTACCTCACCCTGGGTCCCCTGGTGTCGGCCCTCGCCGCGGGCAACTGCGCGGTGATCAAGCCCTCGGAGTTCACGCCCCGTACCAACGCCTTCCTCCGCAAACTCCTGGGTGGGCTGTTTCCGGAGGAGGAGGTGACCCTGGTGGAAGGTGAGGCAGACACGGCCCAGGCCCTGCTGGCCCTGCCCTTCGACCACGTCTTCTTCACGGGCAGCCCCGCCGTGGGCAAGGTGGTCATGAAGGCCGCCGCCGAGCACCTGAGCTCCGTGACGCTGGAACTGGGCGGCAAGTCGCCGGTGCTCGTCGACGCGGACGCCGACCTGGAGAACGCCGCCCGCAAGATCGCCTGGGGCAAGTGCGTGAACGCGGGCCAGACCTGCGTGGCCCCGGACTACGTGCTGGTCCACGAGCGGGTGCATGCCGCCCTGGTGGAGGCCCTGAAACGGGCACTGGTGGACTTCTACGGTGCTGAGGCCGACACCCGGAGGCTGAACCCGGATCTGGCCCGCATCATCCACGACCATCACCACGCCCGGTTGCTGCGCCTGCTACAGGATTCCCGGGGGGTGGTGGTGTTCGGAGGCGAGAACGACCCCGCCACCCGGTACATGGAACCGACCCTGCTCACGGAGGTGGATCCCGCCTCGCCCATCATGCAGGAGGAGATCTTCGGCCCCCTGCTCCCCATCCTGAAGGTGCAGGACATGGACGCGGCCGTGGCCTTCGTGAACGCCCGGCCGAAACCTTTGGCCCTTTACGTGTTCAGCGGCAGCCGCCGGAACGCGGAAGCCCTCATCGGCCGCACCACCGCCGGGGGCGGCTGCATCAACGACACCCTCTTGCACTTCGCCCACACCGGCCTGCCCACGGGGGGCGTGAACACCTCGGGCTTCGGCAAGGCCCACGGCCGCCACGGCTTCGAGACCTTCTCCAATGCCCGGGGCATCCTGCGCCAGCGCACCCGCTTCTCAGCCCTCCAGCTCATGTACCCGCCCTATACGGGCTTCGTGCGGCGACTGATCGACCTGACGCTGAAGCATTTCTAG
- a CDS encoding CPBP family glutamic-type intramembrane protease — MPTRKETLWFIALALLLSWGVGAWWLLDERRFILIRLLMCIPAFVAMGCAWAFRREAPRAAGFAFTGWRPWLLAMAYPWIMILVCLGLAYLWRALSGRADFIYLRPLAEFKFGISKNLGFQGLPALGFAAAAWVVLLLPWLLVATAYRAQWPDRLKAALPSPWSWLHHAFRAALFVPTFLIHGVFPGELGEEMGWRGHLVRRWADRPLVAVAITMPVWASFHLPVIFSSAQKGHPVLNAVFLLSIAAAAVPFAALYLWGRSVWPCAVLHLSWNLWNPIVLGNVYTGHAGLFGGQVRIFNGEALFGLIFNAILALWLITMWRREASRTRASLPEG, encoded by the coding sequence ATGCCCACCCGCAAGGAGACCCTCTGGTTCATCGCCCTGGCCCTGCTGCTCAGCTGGGGCGTGGGCGCCTGGTGGCTGCTGGACGAGCGCCGGTTCATCCTCATCCGCCTGCTCATGTGCATCCCGGCCTTCGTGGCCATGGGCTGCGCCTGGGCCTTCCGGCGGGAGGCGCCAAGGGCGGCGGGGTTCGCGTTCACAGGTTGGCGTCCCTGGCTGCTGGCCATGGCCTACCCCTGGATCATGATCCTGGTCTGCCTGGGCCTAGCCTATCTTTGGCGCGCCCTCTCAGGCCGGGCCGACTTCATCTACCTGCGGCCCCTGGCCGAGTTCAAGTTCGGGATCTCGAAGAACCTGGGCTTCCAGGGCCTTCCGGCCCTGGGCTTCGCGGCCGCGGCCTGGGTGGTCCTCCTGCTGCCCTGGCTGCTGGTGGCCACCGCCTACCGGGCCCAGTGGCCGGATCGCCTGAAGGCGGCCCTGCCCTCGCCCTGGAGCTGGCTGCACCACGCCTTCCGGGCGGCCCTTTTCGTGCCCACCTTCCTCATCCATGGGGTCTTTCCAGGGGAACTGGGCGAGGAGATGGGCTGGCGGGGCCACCTGGTGCGGCGCTGGGCGGATCGGCCCCTGGTGGCCGTGGCCATCACCATGCCCGTGTGGGCAAGCTTCCACCTGCCCGTGATCTTCTCCTCGGCCCAGAAGGGACACCCGGTGCTGAACGCGGTGTTCCTCCTCTCCATCGCCGCCGCCGCCGTGCCCTTCGCGGCCCTCTACCTCTGGGGACGCTCCGTCTGGCCCTGCGCGGTGCTGCACCTCAGCTGGAACCTCTGGAATCCCATCGTGCTCGGCAACGTCTACACCGGCCATGCCGGGCTCTTCGGGGGACAGGTGCGCATCTTCAATGGCGAGGCGCTCTTCGGGCTGATCTTCAACGCCATCCTGGCCCTCTGGCTGATCACGATGTGGCGCCGTGAGGCGTCGCGAACCCGGGCCAGCCTGCCGGAGGGCTGA